The genomic stretch CTTGTTTCCTGAGTGCCCATCTTTTCGTTCCtgggttttctctttttcgcgtTGGGTTTTGATTGGTGACTGCTTTGCTTCGTCTCGGCCATGGGAGCATTAGCTCGCCCACCTGCATTTCTTTAGGGTTGAAGTTCTTGATTTCTCCTTAGGTTTGGAAAGAAGTTTTCTTGCCTTTCCTGCTGGGAGCTGCGGTTTTTCCTCCCGTGTCCATCATTTCTGTGCTGGCCATCCTGAGGACGATGGAGTAACGTAGAGATTGTTAGACTTCATTAGGGTTGAAATATCGATTGGAAGGCACTAACTGGACAAGAAACTTTTGATTCGGAAGAGGTTTAGAGGAACAGATGCTTGAGCTTGCCATAGAACCATCATATAGTAAAAAGGTTTAACATCAAAACCCTGTTCCTGGTTCTTCTTGAAGGCCAACTTTGCATCGCAGGATTCATGGGGTCTTAGCAAATAAGGATAACCCGCGAGTCAGCGAGTCATATGATCATATCTGTCCTAACCTCGTAATTGTGCTGTGTCGGGTTTAGGTTTCATAATTAAGGACACGCGAGATGTTTATTAATCGTGTTGAATGTTTTAAGCACTAATCGCGTCGAACGTTTAAGACTTAAACACCAAGACATTTATTAAACGGGCTTGTTTAGTAcgtctaaaataaaaaatttcttagATGCCGTTCGGTATAGTTTAATGTATTATCTGTACATTGAAGTTAATTGTTTTTGATTGTTAGTTATTGAAACATTCATTTGACATCGTTTTTACTATGTAGTAATTGTCATTTCTAATATGCTTTAGTTATGCTTTTTCTTGTTTATCTACAAGTTAAAATCTAGCAAAAGGCAACACATTTTCTTGACGACGTTAAAAATTCACTCTAATTCTAGATTAAGAACAATGCGATCGTCATCTATTATagggaaaatttcttttttattcgaAATGGTGGGGTTTCTTAGATGATCAGTCAAATAGCTTTGGCTGACACTCCCCTGTACACGTGTTCGGTCATGTCGTCCGTCCAAGGCTTCAGCTTTTTAAACTGCCACAcaatagtctttttttttaattcatatatatatttattttttctttggattttgaggttttacctcccttttttttctccgtATATTGGGATGGAAATCCCACTTAATTTGGGCCGAAAATtagaaaagagaggagaaaaataTGCTTCCACAACACATAACAAACCTTGGCAAACTAATGATTACACCACATCCTAATCCCAAATTAACTAATTTCCTCCTCCTCACGGGAAAAATTCACCATTATGGTCGTAATTATCTATACCAGCAAAACTTCAACCGCTCGAGTGTTATTCTATTTTTCTGTCTAAATTCTCAATCGGATTTGGAGTATCTCGTCGTGTATAGTCATCACGGGGAGCATGATGTCGACttccataaatcttctatcttTTTCGATGTATATCCAAGTCAATTAATGTTCCTCTCCCTAAAGGAAAAATCATCTATTCATCTGAATttgcaaggggaaaaaaaatgaaaagtaccCAATTTTTACTGGCGCAAAGTATATTATCTGGATCCACCATTTAAATCCCATTAAGTACGAAATGTCTGGCCCACATGATCATTACGGGCAACGTGATTTGATtgtaaaatctcaaattatttgaACTTGGCTTTCCAGGCACGAACGTATATATATATgctcacgtttttttttttttcctcccttttttttgcaGGCATTTTCCCGTTTCTTCAGAGCCCAAATTCAAATTGCCGAAGTGAATATTCCACGTCAGCACGTCTTAGCTGtctcttctcctcctttctcTCACTCACCACCCCCAACATagctgactctctctctctctctctctctcttggtttTGTGGGGGGGAAAGCCAATTAATTACGAAACAGCCACTGCTGCCACGCAATACTCTCCATGCACTCTCCCAGATATAACCTGTACAACAAACCCCCCAGCGAAGCCTCATCTCGTGTAGATGCCGTCGCGCAGATCGGAGCTCTTCGCTCCGCCTTGTTTTAAGCCCTACGCAGCCTCActcgacgccgccgccgcctcctcctcggcctcgATGGACGCCTCCTCTTTCCCTCTCATTGGCGACTACATCGGCATGGAGAGCTGCGTCGATATCGAGGAACCGCCCGATCCCGGCGCTTCGACGGACGGCGGCGATTTCCTCCGTGCGGAGCCCGAGCGCGACCGGGGGTGGCGGTGGGAGCCgagggggaagaggaggagggagcgGGAGGAGAAGGAGTATCCGCCGCCGATTCCGCTGCTCGCGCGCACGGGGAACCTGCACTCGCACATGCCGTGGGTCCTGAGGCGGCACTACACCGGCGACGGCCGGCTGATCCTGACGGAGGAGAAGGTGAGGCACCACGAGTACTTCCGCGCCCGCCGCGCCAACGGCCGCCTCACCCTCCAGCTCGTCCCCCTCGACGGCGACAACCCTTGCTTCCCGACGGTCGCGGACGAGGAGGaagagcaggaggaggaggaggaggaggagattttCAATCCCGAGGCTGGCATAACAACCGCCGATGATCTCGAGAATCGcgtcgacgacgacgatgattaCCAGGGAAAAATCGGCGATCGCACTggcgaggaggaggacgatTGCGCGAGGCTGGCGTCGTCGATCGCGGAGTTGACGGTGgagagcggcggcggcggcgggattGGAGGCAACGGGGCGGGGAAGTGCTCGAACTACAACGGCATTAGCGTGAGTCCGGGCGCTCCTTGTATATTCGGAGTGCCGGTGCCGGCGCTCAGGCCAGTGCATAGCTAGGAAGCGGAAAAATCCCCCAAATCGCAAGCTCCATCGATGAAGGAATTCGAGTGAGTGAGGGAGGTTGGTGCATCGTAGGGTACAGGTGAGTCCAGACTCCAGAGCATTAGGCCACTGTTCTCTCCTTcggcttttcaattttttccccccctttttgatttctatcattcatcttcatcatcatcatcatcatcaacctcGTCAGTCGATCCTTTGGAATTTCCATTTTCCGGGGCTGCGTTCGGAGAACAGAATCCGCCATCGCTCATCGCCAgcgagttttttatttttttcccttccccccTTCCATTTTTTcggtttcctttttcctccacaTTTTTCAGTTCTTCTAgagatatttatgattttttttcgcCTGCATTCCCTGCGATTTTTCGAAATaagcaaaccaaaaaaaaaagaaaaagaaattaattgatgaaaaaggGGAGCATGAGCTGGACTTGCCTCGCTCAAATCGCGAATTCAGTCACCACGGTTTGAAGCTATATAACGTTCGAACAGTCCCCCTCGGCACGCGAATATCGCATGTGCAACACCTGGTGCTTACATGGATAATGCTCGATAAATAAAGCGatctcccttctttttcttttttgggggggggggggctcTTCGATCGTAAGGAGTCGGTTGAGTTTGCACCGTTGTAGACAAGGCAATAAATGGATGATCAGGTATCTACGGGACAATCTCGTGCACGAAGTAATATCCAAAGATCGGAGGACCCGATAGCAATTTTCGAAGACATGAGATTTGGAAACGGCGGTGGATGAGGTTATAGATTTTAAAGAAACAGATCGTGTCTTTTGACGCTAAAAGGATTAGCAATTGCCAGGATAATTTTCAACATAAAAAGATGCCAGGTAGATCGATTCGATAGATGCCATGTGGATcgagcttcaatttttttttttatgagaaaaaccGCGCAAAAAAGATTTGGGATTTGATTGCGAATTTTAAAATGGAAGCGAGTATCGAAGGGCGTCCCGGTGCTATTAATTTAAGACTTGTACCACCCTTTTCCACCAATTTTAAGTGCGTGAAATTATGAAAACAAAATGCATTGTGCGGATATTTattccattttgaattttttgaattttatcaatttaattctaaacttctACGAGAAATTTCAATACAATTTATTcggttaattttcattaaaaactGCCGACGTGACGGTGTACCACTTAGTATAGTTGGCAATGACTCAATAATATTTTGGCCAATAATTGATCGGAAGGATTACAATGAAATTTTGCTcatatatttatgattaaaaagtaaaatcgaaaaaagttatgattgaattgactccGCATAATAAGTTTAGGGCTGGTTGGGTAATTTTTTCTATGACAAGTGGCTAGAAAACGAAAGAATCGGTTACAGTTTTTGTAAGATCTTTCTTATAAGGAATATAAAAAGATAGAACAGAATTGGTTTTTCTTGCATCacttcacgttttttttttttctatttattatcttctttcttatatatttttctgcATATTAAAttatctagagagagagagagagagatttgcaaCTTGCAAGAACTCTCAGCTGTTAGAAGATGAGGGGTTGgcgatgttgatgatgatggaCAGCTACTTCCCATTATCATCCTCATCATTCATGGTGTTAGTTAATACATGTCAGAGCTTATGATTGGGGAGGCCTCTCTATTTCCCTGCAGACTCCGCCATTATTCCCGTTCAGAGCTCTGCTTGCTTGCACTTGCACTTGCACTTGCACTGGCACTTGGCTTCTGCTGCTCTCTCTCCCAAAAGAAAGCTTTTTATCTGGACTCTCCAGATTCCCTAAAACGGGCTGCAATCCCAGATGGAGCCCTTTCGTTTGACTCGCTTGGGGTTCGTACCGGTGTATCACGGTCCACGGAGTCCCCGTGCCACGATGGACCATGAACCAGGCGTGGATCATGCTGTGAACCAGGCACGGTTGTCCACGGACGATCTGATATGGTCGGGCATGATCCAAGGCGGCTAGGCGTGTGACCAGGCACGGCCCATAGTGTTCTGGAACACTTCAAGATCGTCCCGGATACGAGCCAAGTAATTATCAGATCATATCTAGAGAATCCTATAAAATAAGGAAGGTGAAAAGTCTCACAAGGAACAACTTACGTAAGACGAAACATAGGAATCCAAACATGTTAGACAAGGTATGTTGGACAAAGGAGGGAAAAGATTAGGATTAGAAAGATGAGAGGTCTCCCCTTTTTGTATATAAATGGATCATCCTCTCATTTGTAACACACACTATTCAGAATACAAATTGGAGCTTCCTccccatgctctctctctctccttgaacAACCTTTGTGTCATGTGAGTGTGGGAATCGGTTGACTTGAGAAGGCCTTTTCTAAGGCCGCATGATTGTGGGAATACAAGAAACAACCAAACTCATGACAAGTTGTTCGGTCTATTTTCATGAACTGTTTGAACGTACGATGATGAGTAAAGTAAAAGGTcttaaaaaggagagagagagagaaaatgcaaatatgtaAATCTCTTTAGTATCTGAACATGGGGTTCGCTAGAAAAGTTACTTGtccaacaatctctctctcaatttacTTACTTAAACACTTTTGTTTTCACGTTTGCGTTCTTTTCTCTACATTAATAACATTTTCCATGtcaaaatatataagataagcATTGTCCTATCTCGCCTTTAATGACATCTCACGAACGGGGTATTAACAGACTTGTCCCAATAAAAATCATGATAAATAATCAAATATTGAGGATGCGACAGACCTAGATTGGATAGGTAATAAAACGAAAATTAAGAGGAAGAAACAAAGCAAGCGTGAGGTGCTTCCATGGACAAAGATGGTGGCGCCGTTTGGTGACCGCTCAACGGTTATCGTACCTCTCGGGCAAAACCCCTTCGATGGTTGTCTAAGGTTTCCCCCCTAGCGCCTGTCTCTCCCCAGCTGTCGTGGTGCTAGCGACCACCACAATGGTGGCACGCCATCATTAATAGCCCCCTCATGGCGGCAGCGGACAATGCAGTGGTTTTGCACTCTCTTTTTTTCagggtctttttttttattcacttAATCGAATACCTTATGATTTTTTCCAAATCCTATTTGAGGCGTACCAAGCAGTTATCCAGATTAGATATGTCCATGTTTacaatccggaaaatttctcATCTCATCAAATCTCAAAATTTATCGTAATCCTTATCCCGGCGACATCCAAATGCCGCCTTAATGGCTTGGATCCATTGCAGAAATGAAATTGTTGAAGCGCAACGG from Rhodamnia argentea isolate NSW1041297 chromosome 2, ASM2092103v1, whole genome shotgun sequence encodes the following:
- the LOC115748938 gene encoding uncharacterized protein LOC115748938, which encodes MPSRRSELFAPPCFKPYAASLDAAAASSSASMDASSFPLIGDYIGMESCVDIEEPPDPGASTDGGDFLRAEPERDRGWRWEPRGKRRREREEKEYPPPIPLLARTGNLHSHMPWVLRRHYTGDGRLILTEEKVRHHEYFRARRANGRLTLQLVPLDGDNPCFPTVADEEEEQEEEEEEEIFNPEAGITTADDLENRVDDDDDYQGKIGDRTGEEEDDCARLASSIAELTVESGGGGGIGGNGAGKCSNYNGISVSPGAPCIFGVPVPALRPVHS